Proteins from one Candidatus Krumholzibacteriia bacterium genomic window:
- a CDS encoding efflux RND transporter periplasmic adaptor subunit, with amino-acid sequence MIHKKLWFRVGLLAAAVAVVSWRFVATNGRALDIPTAEVVKGDFAMHITETGELKAKRSAIITSPNDKLITYLVPEGTWVKKGDLLVQLESAKYEIQVQECQSLVAVAEAQLDKAKSELQAQKYKEENSKKAYEALLELQRKGFAMDSEVEEARLGYLELRSKTGSFEAAVNEKRSDMARAETVLKQTQRKLEGNAVFAPMAGLVVHSFVGRPEEGKKVELGQTPYEGQPLMELPDITSMQVVAEVNEMDVEKVKVGQPVDIRLDAVPDVVFHGKVVRIGSLAQQKVNKATGSRTGVKAFTVEVDVDNADERLRPGLSASVSILVGEFSEVTYAPVHAIFNDHGTTVAYVKRGHKAQRVVVECGSSNNQFVVIRSGLQPGERVLLAQPI; translated from the coding sequence ATGATTCACAAGAAACTCTGGTTCCGGGTGGGGCTCCTGGCAGCCGCCGTTGCCGTGGTGAGCTGGCGCTTCGTGGCCACCAACGGCCGTGCCCTGGACATTCCCACGGCAGAGGTTGTCAAGGGTGACTTCGCCATGCACATCACCGAAACGGGTGAGCTCAAGGCGAAGCGCTCCGCCATCATCACTTCCCCGAACGACAAACTGATCACCTACCTGGTGCCTGAGGGAACATGGGTGAAGAAGGGCGACTTGCTCGTGCAGCTGGAGTCGGCCAAGTACGAAATCCAGGTGCAGGAGTGCCAGTCTCTCGTGGCCGTTGCGGAGGCTCAGCTCGACAAGGCCAAATCGGAACTCCAGGCGCAGAAGTACAAGGAGGAGAATTCCAAGAAAGCATACGAGGCGCTCCTCGAACTGCAGCGGAAGGGGTTCGCCATGGACAGCGAGGTCGAGGAGGCCAGGCTTGGGTACCTCGAACTCCGGTCGAAGACAGGCTCCTTCGAAGCCGCGGTGAACGAGAAGCGCTCCGATATGGCGCGAGCTGAGACCGTTCTCAAGCAGACCCAGCGCAAGCTGGAGGGCAATGCAGTCTTCGCCCCGATGGCTGGACTCGTGGTGCACTCCTTTGTGGGACGACCGGAGGAGGGCAAGAAGGTCGAACTCGGGCAGACGCCGTACGAGGGGCAACCACTCATGGAGCTCCCGGACATCACCTCGATGCAAGTCGTGGCCGAGGTCAACGAGATGGACGTGGAGAAGGTGAAGGTCGGACAGCCAGTGGACATTCGTCTCGATGCGGTACCGGATGTCGTCTTCCACGGCAAGGTCGTGCGCATTGGGTCTCTAGCGCAACAGAAGGTGAACAAGGCCACGGGGAGCCGCACCGGCGTGAAGGCGTTCACGGTGGAAGTGGACGTCGACAATGCCGACGAGCGCTTGCGCCCAGGATTGTCCGCCTCGGTGTCCATTTTGGTGGGCGAGTTCTCGGAGGTCACTTACGCGCCCGTTCATGCCATCTTCAACGATCATGGCACGACGGTAGCGTACGTGAAGCGTGGCCACAAGGCACAGCGCGTCGTCGTGGAGTGTGGTAGTAGCAACAATCAGTTCGTGGTCATTCGCTCCGGTCTCCAACCGGGGGAACGCGTCCTCCTGGCTCAACCCATTTGA
- a CDS encoding ABC transporter ATP-binding protein — MIDAQGLRRVYRMGETEVAALRGLDLQVDQGEFVSIMGPSGSGKSTLMHLLGCLDRPSDGRYTLDGVEMQTLDDRELSRLRNRKVGFVFQSFNLIPQLSVIENVELPLVYSGVLLSERRERASELLHAVGLGERQWHRPNELSGGECQRTAIARALVNQPRLVLADEPTGNLDSKTGRSILEILQGLHTRGTTILLVTHDPSVAAWSQRIVHMLDGRIDSDHKIEQVRART; from the coding sequence CTGATCGACGCGCAGGGTCTGCGGCGAGTGTACCGCATGGGTGAAACCGAAGTTGCGGCACTCCGCGGGCTCGACCTGCAGGTCGATCAGGGCGAGTTCGTGAGCATCATGGGCCCGTCGGGGTCAGGCAAGTCCACACTCATGCACCTGCTCGGTTGCCTCGACCGGCCGAGCGACGGCCGTTACACCCTGGACGGGGTCGAGATGCAAACCCTCGATGATCGCGAACTCTCGCGGCTACGCAACCGCAAGGTTGGCTTCGTCTTTCAGAGCTTCAACCTGATCCCGCAGCTGAGCGTGATCGAGAATGTCGAGCTTCCCTTGGTGTATTCCGGTGTACTCCTGAGCGAGCGCCGGGAGCGAGCGAGCGAGCTCTTGCACGCCGTGGGCTTGGGAGAACGGCAGTGGCATCGACCCAATGAGCTTTCTGGAGGCGAATGCCAGCGTACAGCCATCGCCCGTGCCCTCGTGAACCAACCGCGGCTCGTCTTAGCCGACGAACCCACGGGAAACCTCGACAGCAAGACAGGACGCAGCATCCTCGAGATTCTTCAGGGTCTACACACGCGTGGCACGACGATTCTCCTCGTCACTCACGATCCGAGTGTGGCCGCATGGAGCCAGCGTATCGTCCACATGCTGGACGGGCGCATCGATAGTGACCATAAGATCGAGCAGGTGCGCGCCCGGACGTAG